The Pseudonocardia broussonetiae DNA segment ACCACTCGCTGAAGGCGGGTCACGACTACGGGCAGTACGTCCGCGACGCGCGCAACGCCGGCTACGACGACGTCGCGTCGTTCTTCGAGCAGGTCATGAAGGAGGACTCGGAGCGGGCGGCCCGCTGCCACGACTTCATGCGGAAGCTGGGGTCGAAGGAGGACATGGGCTCGACGCAGTAGCTGGTCCGGTACCGCGGCGAGCGCCTGCCGGCCGCGGGCGGAGGCGAGGACCAGGACCCGCACCGGGGACGGCGACCGGCCCGGGACCATCGTGGTCCCGGGCCGGTCGTCGGTGCGGTGTGGCTGCGTCAGCCGGCCGCGATCGCGTCCAGGAACTCCTGCGGGATGCTGCGGGCCATGACGTCGTAGCCGGTGGTGTTGGGGTGCAGGTTGTCCAGCGCGTCGTAGCGCAGGTCGATCCAGTCCGGGACGATCCGGTCGCGGATGGCGGCGTCGAAGTCGATGACGCCGTCGAAGTGCTGCGCCCCCTCACCGCGCAGCCAGGCGTTGACCTCGTTGCGGGCGGCGACCGCCTGCGGCGAGGAGTAGACGCCGTACGGCGCGGGCCGCAGCAGGTTGCCGGCCGGCGTCAGGGTGCCGATGTAGATCGGGACGCCCCGGGCGTGCACGCGCTCGGCGATCTCGCGGTAGGCCGCCTTCAGGTCGTCGGCGGTGGCGGGCAGGTCCTGCAGCACCGCGGTGCCCAGGTCGTTGATGCCCTGCAGGAAGATCACGCCGGCGAGGTTGGGCTGGTCCAGCGCCTGCGCCTCGAGGCGGTCGAGCGCCGACGGGCCGATGCCCGGGCCGGTGACCCGGCCGCCGCTGATCGCCTGCGCGGTCACCGACAGGTGCGCGGTGTCCGGGTCGTCCTTGAGCCGGCGGGCCAGGACGTCGGGGTAGCGGGTGTCGGTGTTGCCGTCGGAGAGGAAGCCGTCGGTGATCGAGTCGCCGAACGCCACCAGCGTGCGGTCGCTGTCCTCGCCCTCCACCTGGACGCCGGTGGCGTAGTAGAACGCCGTCGTGAACGTCGAGGTGAAGCGGTCGAGCACGATGCCGCGCTCGGCGAAGGCGCCGTCGCCCGCGGCGGTGGTCTCGTCGCCCGCCGCGGTGAAGTACGTCTGCATCGCGCTGCCGTGCACGGTGGCCGCACCGTTGCCGGCGGGCACGAAGATGCTCAGCACGAGGTGGTCGAACGCCTCGGTGGTGAGGTCGACGGCGTCGCTGAGCACGTCCTCGCCGGCGGGGATGGTGACGCCGGGCGCGCCGCCGAAGGTCACGGTGCGCTGCGTGCCGTCGACGATCGACGCGCCGGAGTCGCCGTCGCGGACGCCGACGGTGACCGACGGCAGCGTCGTCAGCGTCCCGCCGAACTCGTTGGACAGCCGCACCCGGACCGCACTGCCGCCGTGGTGCAGGTAGAGGACCTGGCGGACCGTCTCGTCGGAGAAGGTGGTCGGCGGCGGGACGACGTCCTGCACGGCGGTGACCTGGTTCGTCCCGCTGAAGGTCTCGACGCCGAAGTCGCCGAGCGTCGACGGGCCCTGCGGGGCGGCCGACCAGGCCGACACCCAGTTCCCGTCGTCGCCGTCCTTCGGGGAGGCGCTCGCGGCCTGCGGCGCGGCCAGGGCGGCGACCGCGACGGCGAGGGCGCCGGCGACCACCACCCCCGCGCGCGCCGTGCGGCTCAGCCCGCGGATCCGGTGCCGGGCACTGCTCATGGCGCGTCCTCCTCGACGACGACCGGCGCGGGGAGGACGCCGGTCACAGCAGGTCAACGAGGCCGGACGCGGCAGGTGCTGATCTACGACACGATCGTGGCGGTGCCGGTCAGGCCGGGCGGACGCGCAGGGGCAGCGACCCGAGCGCGCGCATCGTGTTGTTGTGGTGGCGCACCACCGGGCCGGCGACCTCGATCGACGCCACCCGCTCGGCGAGCGCGGTGAGCAGGCTCTCGGCCTCCAGCCGGGCGACGTGCTGGCCGACGCACTGGTGGATGCCGAACCCGAACCCGACGTGGCCGGAGGGGTCGCGGGAGAGGTCGAACGCGGCGGGGTCGTCCCAGCGCCCCGGGTCGCGGTTGGCCGAGGCGAGGAACATGAGGATCTTCTTCCCGGCCGGCACCACGGCGTCGCCGACGCGGACGTCGGTGGTGGCCGTGCGGAAGAACGTCTGCACGGGCGACGCCCAGCGCACGGCCTCGTCGAACGCGACCCGGGCCAGGTGCGGCTGCTCGCGGAGCCGGCGCCACTGCTCCGGGAAGGTCGCGACGGCGTGCAGCACCGCACCCAGGCCGTGCACCGTGGTGTCGACGCCCGCCGACAGCAGCGACCGCACCACCAGCGGCGCCTGGTCGGGCGTGATCTCGCCGCGGTCGGCCGCGGCCCAGATCTGCGCGCCGAACCCGCCCTCGGCGAGCACCTCGCGCCGGCACTGCGCGTTCACCCAGGCCGCCAGGTCCCCGGCCCGCGGCGCCCCCGCCGCGACGAGGTCGTTGTGCGGGCCGAACGCGTTGAACAGGAACTCGCCGTAGGGCAGCAGGTTCTCCCGCCCCTCGTCCGGGATGCCGACGGCGTCGGGGAAGACGCGCAGGGGGAACGCCTCGGCCAGCGCCGGGACGGCGTCGAACTCGGGGCCGCGCGCCAGCAGGTCGTCGACGAGGTCGGCCGCGGCGCTGCGCCACTGCTCCCGCAAGCGCCGCAGCGCCCGCGGCGCGAGCAGCCCGGACAGCACGCGGCGGGGGGCGTCGTGGCGCGGCGGGTCGGACTCCAGCAGCAGGCTGGGCGGGCGCCACGGCGGCTCGGTGCGGAAGTTCGACAGCCCGACCCCGGCGCCGGACTCGAAGCTCTGCCAGTCGCGCAGCGCGGCGTGCACCTCGGCGTAGCGGGCCATGGCGTAGACGTCGTAGCGGGCCAGGTGCACGACCGGGCCCGCCTCGCGCAGCTCTCCGTGGAACGCCGCCGGGTCCTCGAGGACCTCGTGGCCGAAGGGGTCGCCGTGGTGCACCGGCAGGGCGGGGTGCGGCTCGATCGTGCGGGTCATCGGCGTGCGGGTCATCGGGGGTCCTCCCGGATCACGGGGCTCACAGGTCCAGCACCAGGCGGTCGGTGCGCGAGCGGGACACGCAGACGAACATGCAGTCGTTCGCCGCGCGGTCGGCGTCGTCGAGGATCGAGTCGCGGTGGTCGGGCAGGCCCTCGAGGACGTCGGTCTCGCAGGTGCCGCAGGTGCCCTGGCGGCAGGACGAGAGGACGTCGACCCCGACCGACCGGACGGCCTCGAGCACCGTGCGTCCGGGGGTGACCGTGACCGACCGGCCGGTGCGGGCGAGCTCGACCTCGAACGGCTCGTCCCGGACGGGCGCGCCCTGCTCCTTCGCCACGAACCGCTCGGTCCGCAGCGCGTGCGGGCGCCAGTGGGCGCACGCCCGCTCGACGGCGTCGAGCAGCGGGCCCGGCCCGCAGCAGTACACGGCGACGTCGGGCTGCGGGTCGGCGAGCCAGCGGGGCAGGTCGATGCGGCCGCACTCGTCCTCCGGCACGAGGTGCACGCGGTCGCCGTGCGCGGCGAGCTCGTCGAGGAAGGCCATCGAGGCGCGCGTGCGGCCGCCGTAGACCAGGGTCCAGTCGGCGTCGAGCGCGTCGGCCTGGCGCACCATCGGCAGCAGCGGCGTGATCCCGATGCCGCCCGCGACGAACAGGTAGCGCTCCGACGGGACGAGCGGGAAGTGGTTGCGCGGGCCGCCCACCCCGACGGTGTCGCCGACCGCGAGCACGTCGTGCACGTAGGCCGACCCGCCCCGGCCGTCCGGCTCGCGCAGGACGCCGACGCGGTACCGGAAGGCGTCGAAGCGGTCGCCGCACAGCGAGTACTGCCGCACCGCGCCGGTCGGCAGGATCAGGTCGACGTGCGCCCCCGGCGCCCAGTCGGGCAGCCGCGCGCCGTCGGGGTGGCGCAGGGTCAGCACCACCACCCCGTCGGAGGCGACCTCCTTGGCCGCCACCCGCAGGGTGACCACGTCCTCCTGCACTGCGCTCACGCGCCGCACTGCGCCCACGTGCCACCTCCGTCGCTGAGAGCTCGAACGGTGCCCGCCGGCCGGCCCTGCGAGGAGGGCTTTCTCATTCAGCGAGCGGGGAGTTCCCGAGCGTGCGGGCGATGCCGCGGGCGGCGGCGCGCAGGACGGGGACGACGGCCCGGCCCCCGTCGTCGTTCGGGACGATCACCGAGAGCGCCGCGAGGACCTGCCGGTCGGGACCGGTCACGGGCACGGCGACGCCGAGCGCGTCGGCGTGCAGGTGCCCGGGGCAGTAGGCGTAGCCGTGGCGGCGGACGTCGGCCAGCACGCGCCGCAGCCGCTCGGGCGTCGCGATGGTCTCCGGGGTGTAGCGGCGCAGCGGCGCGGCGAGCACCGCCTCGCGCAGGTCGTGCGGCGCGTGCGCGAGCAGCACCAGCCCCGACGACGACGCGTGCAGCGGCAGCCGCCCCGCGATCCGCGTGTAGTTGATGACCGACCCCGGCGCGCTGAGCCGTTCGACGAACAGCACCTCGACGCCGTCGAGGACGCCGAGCTGCGCGTGGTGGCCGACCACGCCGTGCAGGTCCTCCAGGAACGGCATCACCGCCTCGCGCAGCGACAGCGTCGGCGACGCCCGCATCGCGAGCTCCCACATCCGCACGCCGATCCGCACCCGGCGGTCGGCGTCGCGGACCAGGAGGCCGTGCTCCAC contains these protein-coding regions:
- a CDS encoding acyl carrier protein, with translation MATGETGFSDVIFDLVSVQYHSLKAGHDYGQYVRDARNAGYDDVASFFEQVMKEDSERAARCHDFMRKLGSKEDMGSTQ
- a CDS encoding GDSL-type esterase/lipase family protein; protein product: MSSARHRIRGLSRTARAGVVVAGALAVAVAALAAPQAASASPKDGDDGNWVSAWSAAPQGPSTLGDFGVETFSGTNQVTAVQDVVPPPTTFSDETVRQVLYLHHGGSAVRVRLSNEFGGTLTTLPSVTVGVRDGDSGASIVDGTQRTVTFGGAPGVTIPAGEDVLSDAVDLTTEAFDHLVLSIFVPAGNGAATVHGSAMQTYFTAAGDETTAAGDGAFAERGIVLDRFTSTFTTAFYYATGVQVEGEDSDRTLVAFGDSITDGFLSDGNTDTRYPDVLARRLKDDPDTAHLSVTAQAISGGRVTGPGIGPSALDRLEAQALDQPNLAGVIFLQGINDLGTAVLQDLPATADDLKAAYREIAERVHARGVPIYIGTLTPAGNLLRPAPYGVYSSPQAVAARNEVNAWLRGEGAQHFDGVIDFDAAIRDRIVPDWIDLRYDALDNLHPNTTGYDVMARSIPQEFLDAIAAG
- a CDS encoding cytochrome P450, producing MTRTPMTRTIEPHPALPVHHGDPFGHEVLEDPAAFHGELREAGPVVHLARYDVYAMARYAEVHAALRDWQSFESGAGVGLSNFRTEPPWRPPSLLLESDPPRHDAPRRVLSGLLAPRALRRLREQWRSAAADLVDDLLARGPEFDAVPALAEAFPLRVFPDAVGIPDEGRENLLPYGEFLFNAFGPHNDLVAAGAPRAGDLAAWVNAQCRREVLAEGGFGAQIWAAADRGEITPDQAPLVVRSLLSAGVDTTVHGLGAVLHAVATFPEQWRRLREQPHLARVAFDEAVRWASPVQTFFRTATTDVRVGDAVVPAGKKILMFLASANRDPGRWDDPAAFDLSRDPSGHVGFGFGIHQCVGQHVARLEAESLLTALAERVASIEVAGPVVRHHNNTMRALGSLPLRVRPA
- a CDS encoding PDR/VanB family oxidoreductase, coding for MSAVQEDVVTLRVAAKEVASDGVVVLTLRHPDGARLPDWAPGAHVDLILPTGAVRQYSLCGDRFDAFRYRVGVLREPDGRGGSAYVHDVLAVGDTVGVGGPRNHFPLVPSERYLFVAGGIGITPLLPMVRQADALDADWTLVYGGRTRASMAFLDELAAHGDRVHLVPEDECGRIDLPRWLADPQPDVAVYCCGPGPLLDAVERACAHWRPHALRTERFVAKEQGAPVRDEPFEVELARTGRSVTVTPGRTVLEAVRSVGVDVLSSCRQGTCGTCETDVLEGLPDHRDSILDDADRAANDCMFVCVSRSRTDRLVLDL
- a CDS encoding IclR family transcriptional regulator, which translates into the protein MRHGGDGGSVLGRAVRIFEAFGPGERALRVGEIAARSGLHRATASRLVAELVEHGLLVRDADRRVRIGVRMWELAMRASPTLSLREAVMPFLEDLHGVVGHHAQLGVLDGVEVLFVERLSAPGSVINYTRIAGRLPLHASSSGLVLLAHAPHDLREAVLAAPLRRYTPETIATPERLRRVLADVRRHGYAYCPGHLHADALGVAVPVTGPDRQVLAALSVIVPNDDGGRAVVPVLRAAARGIARTLGNSPLAE